CAGACAGTGCAGGCGGATTCGGGCGCCGCAGAAGACGACGATCTGCTGGACATCTTCCTGGAGGAAGCGCGTGAGGTGGTCCAGAACGGCCATGGCGCCATCGCTACCTTGAAGACAGCGCCTGCGGACGTAGAGCAAATCACTACGCTGCGGCGCGCGTTCCACACGCTCAAGGGCAGCTCGCGCATGGTCGGGTTGAGCGAGTTTGGCGAGGCTGCCTGGTCCATGGAGCAGTTGCTCAATGCGTGGCTGGCCGAACAAAAGCCGGCGAACGAAGCGCTGCGTGGCGTTGCCGAAGAGGCGCTGGGTGGATTTGGGCAATGGGTTGAGGCCATTGCCGAGAAGCGCGCGGATTCGTGGCATGCGGCGCCGTTCTGTTTGGTGGCGGATGCCTTGCGACAGGACGGTCAGCGCCTCGACCTGGATTTGAATTTCGAGGCCGGTGAAGCGCTCGTTGCCGTGCCTGTGGAGCCGGTTCACGTCTCTGACGGTGTTTCGGTGGGCGGAGAGGCTGACGTCATCGACGTCACAGCGTCGGACGTCGCAAGCGCGGATAGCGAGTTGCGGAATGATCAGGTGGTAGCGCCCGAACCGCTGCCTTTGGCGGATCTTGATCTGCCGGACCTGACTCTGAGCGAGGCAGGAAGCCATACGGCGGTCGATGGGGTTTCGACGACAAGTGACGCGCTGGCGCCGCTCGACATAGAGGCGATCGAAACAATTGACTTGGACGCAGCCGAGCTGTTCGACCTTTCGCCAGCATCGGACGGGCACGTGGCGGCTGAGTCCGCTGAAGCGGCTGACTTGGCGCCGAACAGCGAGCACTCCCTCGAGAAACCGACAGATGCGTCGGTTGCCGATACGCCGCTGCTTGGTCTTGAGCTCAGCGAATTGGATTTCGCTGCGTCCGAAGAGTCGAACGATGCCCCTGACGTTTCTGAGGCAGAAGCGGCGCCCGCGCATGACGCAGAAACTCCCGTCGAGTTGTTCGAGCATTTGAGTGTCGATGCCGATGCGCAGACGCTGCTCGACGCAGGTGATGTGCCGACCGAGCAGACGACGCATGAGCCTCTGGCACTGGCGCTTGGCGAGCTGGACTTTGCGATCGATGCGCCCGGCCAAGAAGCAAATGGAGCTGTTGAGTCCGCTGCCGCGCATGAACCCGCCCCGCGGGATCTTTCCGACGATCAAGTTTCAACGGAAGGCGAAACGGACGACGCGTACAAGCAGATCGGCGACTTGCGCATCAGCACGCCGCTGTACAACGTCTATCTCAACGAGGCGGATGAGTGGTCGCGACAGCTGATCACTGAGCTTTCCGAATGGTCGCTTGAGCTCAATCAGCCAGTCCCGGAGCGTGCCGTTGCGCGCGCTCACTCGTTGGCCGGCAGCTCGGCCACCGTCGGCTTTGCTGCGCTTTCTGAACTGTCGCGCGCAGTCGAGCATGCGATGGAGCGCCTGCACGGGCAGCCCTACGGCACAGCCGAACAGGCAGGCGTGCTCAATGAGGCTGCCGAGGACGTTCGGCGTGTCCTCCACCAATTTGCAGCGGGCATCCTGAAGGCGCCCAGTCCTGACATCCTTCGGCGCGTGCAAGCGCTCGAACCGACCGTGGGCGAACCCAAGACGGACGGGGCGGCCGAGCCTGCACAGGCCGCTGCAGCAACCGAGCTTGCCGCGACGGCATCCACCGCCAAGCCCCGGCCCGCACCGGCACACGTTGCGCCGACGGACGCTTCCGCCGCGAGCATTGCCGATGACATCGACGTTGCCGATGCGGTTGACCCCGACCTTTTCCCCATCTTCGAGGAAGAGGCGGAAGAGCTGCTGCCTCAGCTCAGCGCTTCGATGCGCGAGTGGGTATCGCACCCGCAAGAGCGGGGCCCGCGCGGTCAGGTTCTGCGAGCGCTGCACACCCTCAAGGGCAGTGCGCGTCTCGCAGGGGCGCTGCGCCTGGGCGAGATGGCACACCGCACGGAATCTGCGATAGAGACCATCGGCATCGATGGCATCGAGTCGCGTGATATCGAGCCCTTGCTCGATCACCTCGATGAGCTTGAGCTCGCATTCAAGCGGCTGCAAGTCGGGGCCGTTGGTGCGGAGGGCGAGGATGTCGGCGCCGCTGCCCCGAGCGTTGCGTCGATCGTCAATCCGCCGGCGGCGATTTCAGCCGCTGCCGAGGCTCCTGCGGGTGAACCGGCGGGGCAAAGTGAAGTCTCCGAGCGACCGGCGCCTGTGTTGGGCGACGTCGCCTTGCCGGCGCCGCTCTCCCTGGTGTCTGCGCGCGTTGCCGCAGGACAATCCGTTCGGGTTCGCAGCCAGCTGCTGGATCGCTTGGCGGCACAGGCCGGCGAACTCATGAGTTCGCGGGCCCGGCTGGAAACCGAGGTGGGTCAACTGCGCAACTCGCTCGGCGAACTGACGGGGAACCTCGAGCGTCTGCGCGGACAGCTGCGCGACGTTGAGCTGCAGGCCGAAACGCAGATGCAATCGCGGCTGGCTTTGTCGAAGGATGCCAAGCAGAACTTCGACCCGCTCGAATTCGACCGTTTCACGCGCATGCAGGAATTGACCCGCATGATGGCCGAATCGGTCAACGACGTTGCGACCGTTCAGCGCAGCCTGCAACGTGCGATCGAGTCGAGCGAGGACGATCTGGCCGCGCAGGCGCGCCAATCGCGCGAGTTGCAGCGCGACTTGCTGCGCACGCGGATGGTGGAGTTCGAGGGCATTTCTGAGCGCCTCTATCGCGTGGTTCGTCAGGCCTCCAAAGAGACCGGCAAGCAGGTTCGCCTGGACATCAGCGGTGGCTCGATCGAAATGGACCGCGGCATTCTTGACCGGATGACGCCGGCGTTCGAGCACCTTTTGCGCAACTGCGTGGTGCACGGCATCGAGAGCCAGGCGGTTCGCGCGGCCCGCAGCAAAGATGCGACTGGCCTGGTGACCATTCAGGTCGAGCAGGCGGGCAACGACGTTTCAGTGGAGTTTCGCGACGACGGTGCGGGTCTGAATCTGCCACGCATCCGTGAGCGTGGCATCCAGCTGGGCTTGCTCGATGCCGACGCCGAAGTGGCCGACAACGAGGTCGGCAACCTGATCTTCGCGCCCGGATTTACAACGGCAACGGAAGTCACCGAGCTGGCTGGCCGCGGCGTGGGCATGGACGTTGTGAGAACGGAAGTGCAGGCGCTGGGTGGCCGCATCGAGACCAGTACGCAAGAGGGCCATGGCTCGGCCTTCCGGCTGGTGCTTCCGCTCACCACCGCCGTGACCCACGTGGTCATGGTTCGCGCAGGGCAGCTGGCCGTGGGCGTGCCGTCCAACCTGGTCGAGATCGTCCAGCGCGCATCTGCCCAAGAGCTCGAAGAGGCGTACCGCAGTGGCACGTTCCGATACGGCGCAGAGACCCTGCCGTTCTTCTGGTCCGGCGCGCTGATGCAGAACTCTGCGCGCAGCGCCGAGCCGCGTGGCCGTTCCACGCCTGTCGTGATCTTCCGGTCGGCTGCTCAGCGCGTGGCCGTGCACGTCGACGAAGTGTTGGGCAATCAGGAAGTGGTGGTCAAGGCGCTTGGGCCGCAGCTGTCACGCCTGCCAGGCCTGGTCGCCATCACCGTGCTGGCGTCTGGTGCCGTCGCGCTGATATACAACCCCGTGGCGTTGGCGGCGGTGTACGGTGTCCAGGCGCAAGCCCTTTCAAGAGAAGCTCACGCCGAAGAAGCGCCTGTGGTGGTGGAAGGCGTGCCAGCAGCTCCGGTGGCGTTGCCGGCGGCGACGCATTCGGACATTCCTCTTGTTCTGGTGGTGGACGATTCCATCACGGTGCGGCGCGTCACGCAGCGCCTGCTGCAGCGCGAAGGCTACCGCGTGGCACTGGCTGCGGACGGTCTGCAGGGGCTGGAGCGACTGCAGGCTGAGCGCCCGGCGGTGGTCTTGTCGGACATCGAGATGCCCCGCATGGATGGCTTCGACTTCGTGCGCAACATCCGGGCGGACGAGAAACTGGCCGATCTGCCGGTGATCATGATCACGTCTCGCATCGCTGAAAAGCACCGCGAGCATGCGCGCGAGCTGGGCGTCAGCCATTACTTGGGCAAGCCCTACGCCGAAGATGAACTGCTGGGTCTGATCAAGACCTACACCAGCGCCGAGGTGGCCGACAAGTGAGGGTGCGGCCGGCACCCGGCCGCTAGAATCGGGTGCATGGCCGATGCTGTGCAGCCGATTAACCTGACCAATCACTTCCTGATTGCCATGCCCGGCATGGAAGACGGCACTTTCGCGGGCAGCGTGGTCTATGTCTGCGAGCACACGGCGCGTGGCGCGCTGGGTCTGATCATCAACAAGCCGGGTGAGATCAGCCTTGGGGATTTGTTCGAGAAGGTGGATTTGCCGCTCGACCGCAAAGAGTTGAGTGTTCAGCCGGTCTTTCATGGTGGTCCCCTGCAGACTGAGCGCGGCTTCGTTCTCCATGACCCGGTCACGGCAGAGGGCCTGGGCGCCGACGAGTCGATCTACGCGTCCACACTGGCTGTGCCCGGCGGCCTTGAAATGACCACCTCCAAGGACGTCCTTGAGGCCATGTCGAGTGGAGGCGGCCCGCGACGCGTGCTCGTCACCTTGGGCTTTTCCTCGTGGGGCGAGGGGCAGCTTGAATCCGAAATTGCGGGTAACAGCTGGCTGACGGTAGACGCCGACACCAGTGTGATTTTCGACTCGCCAATCGATCAGCGGTACGAGCGCGCCATGCGCCTGCTGGGTCTGGAGGCATGGATGCTTTCGCCCGACGCGGGGCATGCCTGAATGAGCGAATCTGCGCGAGGCCCGGGCGCTGCAGCGGTGACCTCACCGGCCATGGTGCCCCCCTCCCAGGCCAGCTTTCTGGCCTTTGACTTTGGCCTGAAGCGGACCGGTGTGGCGACGGGCAACCGCCTGACACGCACCGCTACGCCGCAGCCCACGATACGCGCCGAAGGCGACGCCCGCTGGGCGCCGGTTCAGGCTCGCATTCAGGAGTGGCAACCCGATGCGCTCGTGGTGGGCGTACCTTTCCACCCGGATGGCGCGGCGCACGACAACACCCGACGCGCACAGCGTTTCGCGCGCCAGTTGCGCGCGCGGTTTGGCTTGCCCGTGTATGAGGTGGACGAGCGCTACAGCACCACCGAGGCCCACGCGCAAGGCGCGCGCGACGCCGACGCGGCGGCTGCGGCCATCATCCTTGAGCAATTCTTGAGAGGACTTTCATGAGCTCATTGGCGTTGAACGCCGAGGCGCTTTACGGCGATTTGGCCGCTGGCGTGCGTCCGCTGCTGGCAGCGCAGACACACCTCGTGGGCATCGTCTCTGGCGGCCAATGGCTGGTCGAGCGGTTGCAGAACGACCTGAAACGCGAAGCCCCTGCCGGCGCGATCTCCTCGGCCATGCACCGAGACGATTTCGCCAAGCGGGGATTGGCCTCAGCGGCGCAAACCAGCCTGCCTTTCGAGGTGGATGGCGCCGACATCCTCCTGTTGGACGACGTGCTTTACACCGGCCGCACGATCCGCGCGGTGATCAACGAGCTGTTTGACTATGGGCGCCCCGCGCGCGTTCGCCTGGCCGTGCTGGTCGATCGGGGCGGCCGCCAGCTGCCTATCGCGGCGGACTTTGCGGCAGCCCGCATCAGCCTGCCCGCAGGGCAGTCGCTGGCGCTGGCGCGTGGCGACGGCGGTGCGTTCAGCTTCCGCGTCGAAGGCAAGGAGTAAGCCGTGCTGGCTCGACGCAACCCCCAACTCAACGCCCATGGCGAACTCATTCACCTGCTGTCCACCGAGGGGCTACCGCGCGACATTCTGACGCACATCCTGGATACGGCGGCGCAGTTCGTCAGCGTGAGCGACCGCGAGGTCAAAAAGGTGCCGCTGCTGCGCGGCAAGAGCGTTTTCAACCTGTTCTTTGAAAACAGCACCCGCACGCGCACCACCTTCGACATTGCCGCCACCCGGCTGTCTGCCGATGTGTACACGCTGGACATCGCCCGCTCATCCACCGCCAAGGGCGAATCGCTGCTGGACACCGTGGCCAACCTGAGCGCCATGGCCGCCGACATCTTTGTGGTGCGCCACAGCGAAAGTGGGGCGCCGTACCTGCTCGCGCAGCACGTGGCGCCGCACGTGCATGTCGTCAATGCGGGCGACGGGCGGCATGCGCACCCCACGCAGGGCCTGCTCGACATGTACACCATCCGCCACTACAAGAAGGATTTTTCCAACTTGACGGTCGCGATCGTGGGCGACGTGCTGCACTCG
This genomic interval from Ottowia oryzae contains the following:
- a CDS encoding Hpt domain-containing protein; protein product: MVTNGQIRSDELGGVVTGDLGPLAWVLEETRKSIDIATKSLKRYARDAEAARGVDLAAVDASQLRIARQHLHQVVGALDMVGQGLAAQMVRAMESAVQKYVLRPETCSEAEAAKLERAGFALVDYLENQLSEKPRAALGLFPQYKQVLEMSGADRIHPADLWANTWRWVDAATPAAAQRISYGPDIRGRLDQRVLKIMKRGDVNAASELSVVALGLADGETARQPVIFWKLSAAFFEALAKALVPMDVYAKRAASRILLQYASLARGDQSVSERLAQDLLFFVAQAQRVQPSAAPVVAAVKHAWALDSYEPVNYDESGFGLYDPAVLAQARRRIESVKENWSALAGGDMARQKACVDQFGLVVESLNKLHANGRPLADALTRVAQQIASSSHPPSPELSMETATAVLFLEASFNDFQPGDAVFTHRLTQLAERLDAVRKNQAAPALEPWMEELYRSFSDRQTMGTVVGELRTTLSETEQHLDQFFRNPANKEQLSPVPGLLGQMKGVLSVLGLDQAAIAVSRMRESVEGLLSSEDEIDAQANAPLFEKLGNTAGALGFLIDMLGYQPVLARRLFVFDADSGELKHVSGRERSSVVNPAVSAPLDLELDLSESEPVSDFDRLDQVPAESLPAQLEQLAAKAALDEKPALAQAAAHAADVARRQDADELSGALQSLSAMAGTAAPTAPPASQTVQADSGAAEDDDLLDIFLEEAREVVQNGHGAIATLKTAPADVEQITTLRRAFHTLKGSSRMVGLSEFGEAAWSMEQLLNAWLAEQKPANEALRGVAEEALGGFGQWVEAIAEKRADSWHAAPFCLVADALRQDGQRLDLDLNFEAGEALVAVPVEPVHVSDGVSVGGEADVIDVTASDVASADSELRNDQVVAPEPLPLADLDLPDLTLSEAGSHTAVDGVSTTSDALAPLDIEAIETIDLDAAELFDLSPASDGHVAAESAEAADLAPNSEHSLEKPTDASVADTPLLGLELSELDFAASEESNDAPDVSEAEAAPAHDAETPVELFEHLSVDADAQTLLDAGDVPTEQTTHEPLALALGELDFAIDAPGQEANGAVESAAAHEPAPRDLSDDQVSTEGETDDAYKQIGDLRISTPLYNVYLNEADEWSRQLITELSEWSLELNQPVPERAVARAHSLAGSSATVGFAALSELSRAVEHAMERLHGQPYGTAEQAGVLNEAAEDVRRVLHQFAAGILKAPSPDILRRVQALEPTVGEPKTDGAAEPAQAAAATELAATASTAKPRPAPAHVAPTDASAASIADDIDVADAVDPDLFPIFEEEAEELLPQLSASMREWVSHPQERGPRGQVLRALHTLKGSARLAGALRLGEMAHRTESAIETIGIDGIESRDIEPLLDHLDELELAFKRLQVGAVGAEGEDVGAAAPSVASIVNPPAAISAAAEAPAGEPAGQSEVSERPAPVLGDVALPAPLSLVSARVAAGQSVRVRSQLLDRLAAQAGELMSSRARLETEVGQLRNSLGELTGNLERLRGQLRDVELQAETQMQSRLALSKDAKQNFDPLEFDRFTRMQELTRMMAESVNDVATVQRSLQRAIESSEDDLAAQARQSRELQRDLLRTRMVEFEGISERLYRVVRQASKETGKQVRLDISGGSIEMDRGILDRMTPAFEHLLRNCVVHGIESQAVRAARSKDATGLVTIQVEQAGNDVSVEFRDDGAGLNLPRIRERGIQLGLLDADAEVADNEVGNLIFAPGFTTATEVTELAGRGVGMDVVRTEVQALGGRIETSTQEGHGSAFRLVLPLTTAVTHVVMVRAGQLAVGVPSNLVEIVQRASAQELEEAYRSGTFRYGAETLPFFWSGALMQNSARSAEPRGRSTPVVIFRSAAQRVAVHVDEVLGNQEVVVKALGPQLSRLPGLVAITVLASGAVALIYNPVALAAVYGVQAQALSREAHAEEAPVVVEGVPAAPVALPAATHSDIPLVLVVDDSITVRRVTQRLLQREGYRVALAADGLQGLERLQAERPAVVLSDIEMPRMDGFDFVRNIRADEKLADLPVIMITSRIAEKHREHARELGVSHYLGKPYAEDELLGLIKTYTSAEVADK
- a CDS encoding YqgE/AlgH family protein; translation: MADAVQPINLTNHFLIAMPGMEDGTFAGSVVYVCEHTARGALGLIINKPGEISLGDLFEKVDLPLDRKELSVQPVFHGGPLQTERGFVLHDPVTAEGLGADESIYASTLAVPGGLEMTTSKDVLEAMSSGGGPRRVLVTLGFSSWGEGQLESEIAGNSWLTVDADTSVIFDSPIDQRYERAMRLLGLEAWMLSPDAGHA
- the ruvX gene encoding Holliday junction resolvase RuvX gives rise to the protein MVPPSQASFLAFDFGLKRTGVATGNRLTRTATPQPTIRAEGDARWAPVQARIQEWQPDALVVGVPFHPDGAAHDNTRRAQRFARQLRARFGLPVYEVDERYSTTEAHAQGARDADAAAAAIILEQFLRGLS
- the pyrR gene encoding bifunctional pyr operon transcriptional regulator/uracil phosphoribosyltransferase PyrR, yielding MSSLALNAEALYGDLAAGVRPLLAAQTHLVGIVSGGQWLVERLQNDLKREAPAGAISSAMHRDDFAKRGLASAAQTSLPFEVDGADILLLDDVLYTGRTIRAVINELFDYGRPARVRLAVLVDRGGRQLPIAADFAAARISLPAGQSLALARGDGGAFSFRVEGKE
- a CDS encoding aspartate carbamoyltransferase catalytic subunit, producing the protein MLARRNPQLNAHGELIHLLSTEGLPRDILTHILDTAAQFVSVSDREVKKVPLLRGKSVFNLFFENSTRTRTTFDIAATRLSADVYTLDIARSSTAKGESLLDTVANLSAMAADIFVVRHSESGAPYLLAQHVAPHVHVVNAGDGRHAHPTQGLLDMYTIRHYKKDFSNLTVAIVGDVLHSRVARSDIHALTTLGAAEVRVVGPRTLVPGDFGPMGVRVCHTLEEGIKDADVIIMLRLQNERMSGALLPSSQEFFKSFGLTPEKLRWAKPDAIVMHPGPINRGVEIDSHVVDGRQSVILPQVTFGIAVRMAVLSIVAGNEA